The Shewanella mangrovisoli genome has a window encoding:
- the hslU gene encoding ATP-dependent protease ATPase subunit HslU, with translation MSEMTPREIVHELDAHIIGQKKAKRSVAVALRNRWRRMQLDADFRQEVTPKNILMIGPTGVGKTEIARRLAKLANAPFIKVEATKFTEVGYVGKEVEQIIRDLTDIAIKLTREQQMGKCRQRAEEHAEERILDALLPKPKNEWDNTDSDTSSNTRQIFRKKLREGQLDDKEIDIDVAQPQVGIEIMSPPGMEEMTNQLQSLFKNMGQAPAKRRKMKIKEAFKLLIEEEAAKLVNQEDLKEQAIELVEQHGIVFLDEIDKICKRGETSGPDVSREGVQRDLLPLVEGCTVTTKHGMVKTDHILFIASGAFQMAKPSDLIPELQGRLPIRVELDALSAEDFKRILTEPHASLTEQYIALMATEGVTIEFAESGIESIAKAAWQVNERTENIGARRLHTVMEKLMEDISYEASDKSGSSFVIDADYVSAHLDNLVQDEDLSRFIL, from the coding sequence ATGTCTGAAATGACCCCCCGTGAGATTGTCCACGAGCTGGATGCCCATATTATCGGCCAGAAAAAGGCCAAACGTTCTGTTGCCGTCGCCCTGCGTAACCGCTGGCGCCGCATGCAATTGGATGCCGACTTCCGTCAAGAAGTCACCCCAAAAAACATCCTGATGATTGGCCCAACCGGCGTAGGTAAAACCGAAATCGCCCGCCGTTTGGCAAAGCTCGCCAATGCGCCGTTCATCAAGGTTGAAGCCACTAAGTTCACCGAAGTGGGTTACGTGGGTAAAGAAGTCGAGCAAATCATCCGTGATTTAACCGACATCGCCATTAAGCTGACCCGCGAGCAACAAATGGGCAAGTGCCGCCAACGCGCCGAAGAACACGCCGAAGAACGTATTCTCGATGCCCTGCTGCCCAAGCCGAAAAATGAGTGGGACAACACAGATAGCGATACCAGCTCCAATACTCGTCAAATCTTCCGCAAGAAGCTGCGCGAAGGCCAGTTAGACGACAAAGAAATCGATATCGATGTGGCCCAGCCACAAGTAGGTATCGAAATCATGTCGCCACCCGGCATGGAAGAAATGACTAACCAACTGCAAAGCCTGTTTAAAAACATGGGCCAAGCACCGGCCAAACGTCGCAAGATGAAGATCAAAGAAGCCTTTAAGCTGTTGATCGAAGAAGAAGCGGCCAAACTGGTTAATCAAGAAGATTTAAAAGAGCAAGCCATTGAATTGGTTGAACAGCACGGCATAGTGTTCCTCGACGAAATCGACAAAATCTGTAAGCGTGGCGAAACCTCTGGCCCAGACGTATCCCGCGAAGGGGTACAGCGCGACCTGTTACCTTTAGTCGAAGGCTGCACTGTCACCACTAAACACGGCATGGTGAAAACCGACCATATTCTGTTTATCGCTTCGGGCGCGTTCCAAATGGCAAAACCCTCGGATTTAATCCCCGAGCTACAAGGCCGTTTACCGATCCGCGTTGAGCTAGATGCGTTATCGGCCGAAGATTTTAAACGCATTTTAACTGAGCCACACGCCTCACTGACCGAGCAATATATCGCGCTGATGGCCACCGAAGGCGTGACCATTGAGTTTGCCGAGTCGGGTATCGAAAGCATTGCCAAGGCGGCATGGCAAGTGAACGAGCGCACCGAAAACATTGGTGCCCGTCGTCTACATACCGTGATGGAAAAGCTGATGGAAGATATCTCCTATGAGGCGTCCGACAAGTCTGGTAGCTCATTTGTGATTGATGCCGATTATGTGAGTGCTCACTTAGATAATCTGGTTCAAGACGAAGACTTAAGCCGCTTTATCCTGTAA
- a CDS encoding gamma-butyrobetaine hydroxylase-like domain-containing protein, giving the protein MTTSTPNVTDLKLKRKSRILEISFDNGEQYQLSCEMLRVYSPSAEVHGHGNPKLVTHKKNVNITSIEPVGNYAVKIVFDDGHDTGLFSWQVLYDLATHQVELWEKYLARLRAEKASREPLIAMNIKYN; this is encoded by the coding sequence ATGACCACTAGCACACCCAATGTCACCGATCTTAAGCTCAAGCGTAAATCGCGCATTTTAGAAATCAGCTTCGATAACGGCGAGCAGTATCAACTCAGCTGTGAGATGTTACGCGTCTATTCCCCCTCCGCCGAAGTGCACGGTCACGGTAACCCTAAGCTGGTCACCCACAAGAAAAATGTGAATATCACCAGCATCGAACCCGTAGGTAACTACGCAGTTAAAATCGTCTTCGACGATGGCCACGATACCGGGCTGTTCTCCTGGCAAGTGCTTTACGATCTCGCCACTCACCAAGTGGAATTATGGGAAAAATACTTAGCTCGCCTGAGAGCCGAAAAGGCCTCACGCGAACCGCTGATCGCGATGAATATAAAGTACAACTAA
- a CDS encoding DMP19 family protein, with protein MSEKVPCTACQTLIMPSTAERNAGLCMPCKNGNRANIEQAKAYYQKERELDKTCPFRALWRDIVVQVHDDKQGFHTLSEAAQHYYAVNCLSGEVYNGGFIQYFDNSSGEHYAVAERGLQQIGALHSLALLQQAKQAVFGGHPVPIDRDQRLAATDNPVAEARLNQLDDEFYKDLDNLDIKLESYALQTGLVNAIE; from the coding sequence ATGTCGGAAAAAGTCCCCTGCACAGCCTGCCAAACCTTAATCATGCCCAGCACCGCCGAGCGCAATGCAGGCTTATGTATGCCCTGTAAAAATGGCAATCGTGCAAATATCGAACAGGCAAAAGCCTATTACCAAAAGGAGCGGGAATTAGATAAAACCTGCCCTTTTAGAGCGCTGTGGCGAGATATAGTGGTGCAGGTGCACGACGATAAGCAGGGCTTTCACACGCTAAGCGAAGCGGCGCAGCACTATTACGCAGTCAATTGTCTTTCGGGCGAAGTCTACAACGGCGGCTTTATCCAGTATTTCGATAACTCATCGGGTGAGCATTATGCTGTTGCCGAGCGCGGCCTTCAGCAAATTGGCGCTTTGCACTCGTTAGCCCTACTACAACAGGCTAAACAGGCGGTATTTGGCGGCCATCCCGTCCCTATCGACAGAGACCAACGCCTCGCCGCAACTGATAATCCAGTAGCCGAAGCCCGACTCAATCAACTCGATGATGAGTTTTATAAAGATTTGGATAATCTTGATATCAAGCTAGAGAGCTATGCACTACAAACGGGATTGGTTAACGCAATCGAATGA